The nucleotide sequence GGACGTCTACGACCCGGCGTCCGCCATGCTGGACTTGTCAGCCCGCGCCCATAATTTACCGTTGGCCGGCGCGGAAGCATCCATGATCGGGCCGCTGCCGTCAAGCTTTCATGAAGCGTCCGGGAGCCTCGCCCGTGCCGGCGATCCCCCGAGCCCGTGCCTCTGGCGAGGGCAGCCGAACTGCGACtggatcgttccgagctttgTCGCTGCCGGCGGCAGTGGAGCTCCGGATATGATTACAAACCCTTTGGTCTCACCCGGTGTTTGCCACCCGAAGTCCGGCTTCTCGGGGTGTCGGGACGCATCCAGCGAGCTTTCGAGCCAAGAGAGCCACCAACAGCAGTATGGGGACTTGCACTTCCCCTCTTCCCAATTCTACCATCACGCTCTCCAAGGGGTGGTCACCTCCTCTCCCTCCACCGCGGGCAACCATGGCCACGAATTGGCCTCTATTCTCCAACCCTCAAGCGTTCGCGAGCCCGGCCAGCCGTGCTCGTGGGTCGACGGTGGAAATGAACTGCTTCTGCTGCTGCCCAGTTACGGTGAGCAGCCGAACACGGTGTGGGCGAGTCGTCCGCCTGCGCAATGGAACGCGGAAGGAGGTTTTGCacggggtaaggctgcagaggAATTTAATACCGTTGGAAGCGAGGGAGGGACGCAAGGTCTGTCGCTATCCCTCAACCCGGTGGCGGATCTCCCTGTGGCGCAGTTGGGAGAGAGGTTTGGACTTCCAAATGAAGCCGGGCACTCCTGCCCGCACCCCAAGTTCTCGATCTGTGATAGAGGTTATGGGGTGTCGCTTCAAGGCATCGTGAGCTCGTCGGTGGATGCTCGGAGGGGCGCGGGGCCGCTCGGGCCTTTTACGGGATACGCCACGATTCTGAAGAGCTCCAAGTTCTTGAAGCCGGCTCAGCAGCTGATGGATGAATTTTGTGGCTCTTCGACGGGGCCCAAGCTTCTCGAGTATCGTGATGAGGGTGGGGGGAGTTGCCAGATCGCGAGTGCCGATCATGGTGATTCACAGGTCGGTGAGAAGGAGAATACTGGGAGGGGAGGGAATCCGGCGGTGTCGTCGTCTTCGTTGCATAGTTCGATGGAAGGCGGTGGTGAAGCCGGTGCGAGTGGGGAGGCTTCTCAAATTCATAGCCCCGAGATCCAGCAGAAGAAAGCGAAACTCTTGTACATGCTGGAAGAGGTTAGTCTTATAAGAGATGAGAATGCTTGCACTATGTGCGCTGACAGTATTTACTGCATGGTAATTATTGTTAATTTCCTACTTAATTTGTCTGTTAGAAGTAAGCTTAATTCTTTTTGCATGTCAAATCATAGGCTTTATGCTCCACTTTTCATTGTTGCAGCGGTATATGAAGCGTTTTCTATAGTGCTTAGGACTCTTCATTGATATGCTGTGGCAGATGACTTTGCATTACTATTCATGTCCCCAAATTGAAGGATGATATGAATGTCTTCAGAGGCAGATTGCTGTCGCTTAATTGGAATGATCATTTTTGAGATACCTTAATTAATTAAGCAGCATGTAGTTTATTGATCTAAAACGATTTGGTTCCCACTTTAATGACCACCATACTATGGAGcttttacttaatctttcaggTTGAGTTGATGCGtaggttttttttctttctgtggCGGGGACACAATCCATGTTGTAGCAACCCTAGGGATCAATTTTTTCTAAAACTAATAGAGGCAGTCATCTTTTTTGTTCTCTTCCATGCCTCATAAATTGATAAATGACCTGTAAATGTGAGTTAATCCTTTCCCAAAAGTATGTTAGATGAACAGTGTTAAAGTGGTCGACGGGTTCTCCCAAttttacaaagaaaaaaaaagaaaacaataaaaaatattgttGAACTTTAGTGAGTGATATATATGTATGGATATACATAGAGGTCTATTTGAATTTAGATACAACCATAGATGTAAGTATGTGTTAGGCCAAGTGTATTTTAAGATGTGCTGTTGATTATTTGATTCCTGCAATTCTCTTAGTTTTTTCAATGTGTCCAGTCTTTGCTTTCTTTCACTCTATGGCCTCTTCAATTGATAGCCTGGTCATTTATTTtgggtagcatatatgtttattaCCTacaaaaatttagatttttcaaATGTTACCACGCATATGCCGTAATTTAGTTATAAGTTGGGTAAAGAAAAATTTGGAACAAATATGATTAACTTTCAAAAGGGTATGTGAACCGTGTTTAGAATTATAATACAGTTATTTGTTTCACTTCTTCAGGAAAATAAGATTTTTGTATGTTTTGTCTTGTGCTCCTAGACCACAAGGACCTTTACAATCTGTGTATCTCATCATTTACTTTAGTTTGTCAATTTGATGAATAGGGCatactttcttctttttcatggTGTTTAGTCCATTGTTCAACTATCCGAGCTCTTCCACTCTCGGAGCAACTCTTTTGCTAATTAGGTATATGGTTCTACATCAGTCACATTATTCTTGAATATCTTGTTGATGATATCTTGTACCTTTTCCCTTTTATCTTAAATTTTTAATCCAATGTAAATCCTTAAACTCCTCAGTTCGGTATCATTAAGTTCTCTCATGCTGTGTTCAGTCCTTGTATACATCCCAACTTTCACTATTAGAATTAGGCTTTTCAAAAGTTTTTGGCAAACATGTGATCCTCCATAAGCCTTCAGTCAAATTCTGAAACAATTTTTAGAGCCTTTGTTTAAAGTTCCGCCAGTTAATTTCCAGCAAGCCTCCATTTTTTGCAGTTTAAGCTAATATATATCTTAAGGCAGAAGCATTCAAGCGAGTAGATATTTTTTGCCTTCTCACAGCCATAAGCTCCACCAGATCTGAATATTAATTTTTCCATACCCATATACTATGTTTATGGGAATTCTAATAAAACTTCGAGTAATGCAATTTTTTAGTTGCTTTAATGCTCAGCACTACAATTGTGGCACTTAACTATTTCAAAGAGAACAAGGCTGTAACTTTTTAGCTGCCATATTACAAATGAACCGTTTCAAATTTGACCCTGATGCAGTCCAATTTTTCTGTCTTGCAAATGGTTttgatattttaattattagttAGAAGAGCTCTAGAAAGATATTGCAATGCAAACTTAATACAGCATGCATTTTATGAAGGCGACACCAGATGAGGACCTTGTAGCGTTGATTAGTGAAGATGGCTTCACAATGCAAACTCAATAATGGGGCGAAAGAGTTTCCTTGATGGGgtctttttaaaaatttcattatttattttttagacTGGAGTTTGTTCATCGTTAAGATTATAAATCGTGGTTTATCCTTGCTTG is from Phoenix dactylifera cultivar Barhee BC4 chromosome 18, palm_55x_up_171113_PBpolish2nd_filt_p, whole genome shotgun sequence and encodes:
- the LOC103707016 gene encoding BEL1-like homeodomain protein 9 isoform X2 gives rise to the protein MNSLRPELHVAQQSRREKLRVQHSPCPPAAHREFPGTNTRNSDPIPDLAQVRDVYDPASAMLDLSARAHNLPLAGAEASMIGPLPSSFHEASGSLARAGDPPSPCLWRGQPNCDWIVPSFVAAGGSGAPDMITNPLVSPGVCHPKSGFSGCRDASSELSSQESHQQQYGDLHFPSSQFYHHALQGVVTSSPSTAGNHGHELASILQPSSVREPGQPCSWVDGGNELLLLLPSYGEQPNTVWASRPPAQWNAEGGFARGKAAEEFNTVGSEGGTQGLSLSLNPVADLPVAQLGERFGLPNEAGHSCPHPKFSICDRGYGVSLQGIVSSSVDARRGAGPLGPFTGYATILKSSKFLKPAQQLMDEFCGSSTGPKLLEYRDEGGGSCQIASADHGDSQVGEKENTGRGGNPAVSSSSLHSSMEGGGEAGASGEASQIHSPEIQQKKAKLLYMLEEVCRRYKQYHQQVQMVVTAFESVAGLRSATPYASLALKTVSKHFRCIRNAISDQLRHISKVLGEELMSSPSSSRGEMTPKLKHINQSVLEQKAGENSLGFVGQNQPVWRPQRGLPERAVAVLRAWLFDHFLHPYPTDTDKHMLATQTGLSRNQVSNWFINARVRLWKPMVEEIHMLETKGMKGADLNSGNRNDANKLPMDDAGRPSNEQRPESGCSRPLHCSSMEPLLNDEGSRSMEQWHYEKRSRIDECGMQTSMDGNLISFGTYQSAMDIGGLGAVSLTLGLRQEGGQQQQQQQQQQMRHFGSQMLRDFVG
- the LOC103707016 gene encoding BEL1-like homeodomain protein 4 isoform X1, with amino-acid sequence MNSLRPELHVAQQSRREKLRVQHSPCPPAAHREFPGTNTRNSDPIPDLAQVRDVYDPASAMLDLSARAHNLPLAGAEASMIGPLPSSFHEASGSLARAGDPPSPCLWRGQPNCDWIVPSFVAAGGSGAPDMITNPLVSPGVCHPKSGFSGCRDASSELSSQESHQQQYGDLHFPSSQFYHHALQGVVTSSPSTAGNHGHELASILQPSSVREPGQPCSWVDGGNELLLLLPSYGEQPNTVWASRPPAQWNAEGGFARGKAAEEFNTVGSEGGTQGLSLSLNPVADLPVAQLGERFGLPNEAGHSCPHPKFSICDRGYGVSLQGIVSSSVDARRGAGPLGPFTGYATILKSSKFLKPAQQLMDEFCGSSTGPKLLEYRDEGGGSCQIASADHGDSQVGEKENTGRGGNPAVSSSSLHSSMEGGGEAGASGEASQIHSPEIQQKKAKLLYMLEEVSLIRDENACTMCADSIYCMVCRRYKQYHQQVQMVVTAFESVAGLRSATPYASLALKTVSKHFRCIRNAISDQLRHISKVLGEELMSSPSSSRGEMTPKLKHINQSVLEQKAGENSLGFVGQNQPVWRPQRGLPERAVAVLRAWLFDHFLHPYPTDTDKHMLATQTGLSRNQVSNWFINARVRLWKPMVEEIHMLETKGMKGADLNSGNRNDANKLPMDDAGRPSNEQRPESGCSRPLHCSSMEPLLNDEGSRSMEQWHYEKRSRIDECGMQTSMDGNLISFGTYQSAMDIGGLGAVSLTLGLRQEGGQQQQQQQQQQMRHFGSQMLRDFVG